A single Vigna radiata var. radiata cultivar VC1973A chromosome 8, Vradiata_ver6, whole genome shotgun sequence DNA region contains:
- the LOC106770847 gene encoding superoxide dismutase [Fe], chloroplastic — protein MNCLSTPSTSALLPRQTQGFSLGTFKLWKKESRCIRKAGRIKITAKFELKPPPYPLNGLEPIMSQETLEYHWGKHHRTYVDNLNRQIEGTDLDEKSLENVVVISYNKGDFLPAFNNAAQAWNHDFFWESMKPGGGGKPSGDLLKLIKRDFGSFENFLDEFKTTASTQFGSGWAWLAYKESKLDVGNAVNPLPSEEDKKLVVVKTPNAVNPLVWNYYHPLLTIDVWEHAYYIDFQNQRLDYISVFMDKLVSWDSVSSRLEQAKARIVEREKEAERNKRDEQKPRSSEAIPEIYPDSDADLGADE, from the exons ATGAATTGCCTTTCCACCCCTTCCACTTCGGCTTTGCTTCCTCGCCAAACTCAAG GGTTCTCTTTGGGTACCTTCAAATTGTGGAAGAAAGAG AGTAGATGTATAAGGAAAGCTGGACGTATTAAAATCACTGCAAAGTTTGAGCTGAAACCACCACCATATCCACTG AATGGTTTGGAGCCTATTATGAGTCAGGAGACACTCGAATATCATTGGGGGAAGCATCACAGGACTTATGTAGATAATCTGAACAGGCAAATCGAAGGAACGGATCTAGATGAGAAGTCACTAGAGAACGTTGTAGTTATTTCGTACAATAAGGGTGACTTTCTTCCGGCTTTCAACAATGCAGCACAG GCATGGAACCATGACTTCTTCTGGGAGTCCATGAAACCCGGCGGTGGTGGAAAGCCATCTGGGGATCTTCTAAAGCTGATTAAAAGAGACTTTGGTTCGTTTGAAAACTTCCTTGACGAGTTCAAGACTACTGCTTCAACACAATTTGGTTCAGGATGGGCATGGCTTGCCT ATAAAGAAAGCAAACTTGATGTGGGAAATGCTGTGAATCCTCTTCCATCTGAGGAGGACAAGAAGCTGGTTGTGGTGAAGACTCCCAATGCTGTAAACCCTCTTGTTTGGAACTACTATCAT CCACTCCTTACAATTGATGTCTGGGAG CATGCTTACTACATTGATTTTCAG AACCAGCGCCTTGATTATATATCAGTGTTCATGGATAAGCTTGTATCTTGGGATTCAGTCAGCTCAAGACTTGAACAAGCTAAGGCTCGAATTGTGGAGAGGGAGAAAGAGGCTGAGAGGAATAAAAGAGATGAACAGAAACCAAGGAGCAGTGAAGCTATTCCTGAGATTTATCCTGACAGTGATGCTGACTTGGGTGCAGatgagtaa
- the LOC106772337 gene encoding uncharacterized protein LOC106772337, giving the protein MATASNLNLNLNLNHVFLGKHPKAVTWPTRAPSLSRRGNRAPSLVVTRAIDANKFLGDFGARDPFPAELESSFGEKVLGFSSTEHKILIPNISALSLAQQDCAPISPLQPPISEQDAQTLVRKVVGWRLVNEEGRHKLQCLWKLRDFKCGVELINRISKVVEAAGHFPNIYLEQPNQVRAELWTASIGGLSMNDFIVAAKIDEIKTSDLAPRKRVWA; this is encoded by the exons ATGGCCACCGCATCTAACCTTAACCTTAATCTCAATCTTAACCATGTCTTTCTTGGGAAACACCCCAAGGCTGTCACGTGGCCCACACGCGCCCCGTCGCTCAGTCGCCGCGGAAACCGGGCGCCGTCGCTGGTGGTGACGCGCGCCATCGACGCGAACAAGTTCCTGGGGGACTTCGGTGCGAGGGACCCTTTTCCAGCGGAATTGGAGAGCTCGTTCGGAGAGAAGGTGCTGGGATTCAGCAGCACCGAACACAAAATCCTCATCCCCAATATCTCTGCTCTCTCTCTCGCGCAGCAGGACTGTGCTCCCATTTCCCCTTTGCAACCCCCCATCTCAGAACAGGACGCTCAGACGCTCGTCAGAAAG gtTGTGGGTTGGAGACTTGTGAATGAGGAAGGTAGACATAAACTTCAGTGCTTGTGGAAATTGAGAGATTTTAAATGTGGGGTTGAACTAATTAACAGGATCTCTAAGGTTGTTGAGGCTGCAGGCCATTTCCCTAATATCTACTTGGAACAACCAAATCAAGTCAGGGCAGAACTATGGACGGCTTCCATCG GAGGTTTAAGTATGAATGATTTTATCGTTGCTGCAAAGATAGATGAAATAAAGACATCAGATCTTGCCCCGAGGAAAAGGGTTTGGGCATAA
- the LOC106771663 gene encoding cell division cycle 20.2, cofactor of APC complex, giving the protein MWNLEHDWYSPKSLLSTPTHYDFPGDRFIPNRSLMDLDQAQSLLTNRTKKIQNKKFNDAYRQIVEEKLSLDSEGKPFKMLVFRGSPKSSRKSIRYIDEMREEEAASLQNNSNQHHSSRRLPKGESRILDAPNIRNDYYANIMDWGKNNILAVALGSNMYLWNSDNSNVTKLFKASGNDFPTSVSWSDDTKYLGIGFKSSKLELWDTESSKPIRILEGHSERIATIAWNGHILTSGSHDKYIINHDVRARTNVISLVKAHRAEVCGLKWSRGNILASGGNENHIYVWELSKMSSSNFLHCFKDHCAAVKALAWCPYDSGVLASGGGTEDRCIKLWNVKHGTCISSIDTKAQVCGLEWNRHHKEVLSGHGFSTSAHHNQLCLWRYPSMTKVGALERHTSRVLDICQSPDGLTVVSAGADETLRFWNIFGPPISNNYETDLDNLLSLKVSPIR; this is encoded by the exons atgtggAATCTTGAACATGATTGGTACTCTCCCAAGAGTCTTCTCAGCACTCCCACCCATTATGATTTTCCA ggtGATCGCTTCATTCCCAACAGGAGTTTGATGGATCTTGATCAAGCCCAGAGTTTGCTCACAAACAGGACCAAAAAAATTCAGAACAAAAAATTCAAT GATGCGTACAGACAGATAGTGGAAGAGAAACTAAGTTTGGATTCAGAAGGAAAGCCATTTAAGATGTTGGTTTTTAGGGGAAGTCCAAAATCAAGCAGAAAATCCATTCGTTATATTGATGAGATGCGAGAGGAAGAAGCAGCCTCATTGCAAAATAATAGCAATCAACATCACAGTTCAAGAAGATTGCCTAAG GGAGAATcaaggatattggatgcaccaAATATTAGAAATGATTACTACGCAAACATCATGGATTGGGGGAAAAACAACATTCTTGCTGTTGCTTTAGGCTCAAACATGTACCTTTGGAACTCAGACAATAGTAATGTGACAAAGTTGTTTAAAGCCTCTGGCAACGATTTTCCTACGAGTGTTTCCTGGTCAGATGATACCAAGTACTTGGGAATAGGATTCAAGAGCTCAAAACTTGAACTCTGGGATACAGAATCTTCCAAACCA ATAAGGATCCTTGAAGGTCATAGTGAAAGGATAGCAACCATTGCATGGAATGGTCATATTTTAACTTCAGGAAGCCATGACAAGTACATAATCAACCATGATG TTAGAGCAAGAACAAATGTGATATCCCTGGTAAAAGCACACAGAGCAGAAGTTTGTGGTCTGAAATGGTCAAGGGGCAACATATTGGCAAGTGGTggaaatgaaaatcatatttatgtATGGGAGTTGTCCAAAATGAGTTCATCCAATTTCTTGCACTGTTTTAAGGACCATTGTGCTGCAGTCAAGGCACTTGCCTGGTGTCCTTATGATTCAGGTGTGCTTGCCTCTGGAGGTGGCACTGAAGATAGATGTATCAAGTTATGGAATGTGAAACATGGAACCTGCATTTCCAGCATAGATACAAAGGCTCAG GTTTGCGGATTAGAATGGAATAGACATCATAAGGAGGTATTAAGTGGTCATGGATTCAGCACAAGTGCACATCACAATCAACTTTGTTTGTGGAGATACCCATCTATGACTAAAGTGGGAGCCTTGGAACGTCACACTTCTAGAGTACTTGATATATGTCAG AGTCCAGATGGTTTAACAGTGGTGTCAGCTGGAGCAGATGAAACTCTTCGCTTTTGGAATATATTTGGACCACCTATAAGTAATAACTATGAGACAGATCTGGATAATCTTTTGTCTCTCAAGGTTTCTCCAATAAGGTGA